The Clostridia bacterium genome window below encodes:
- a CDS encoding NAD(P)/FAD-dependent oxidoreductase, which yields MKDICIIGGGASGTAAAIAAARSGASVVIAEGNARVGKKLLTTGNGRCNLTHVSPSADAYRGDAEFIADVLGELGATGAFTFFKSLGLLLHSDGEGRVYPYSNSANTVLDALRRELDRLGVETVCGFRVKKRDRTRRGFFRPFGRR from the coding sequence ATGAAGGATATCTGCATTATCGGCGGAGGTGCGTCCGGAACGGCGGCGGCAATCGCGGCCGCGAGGAGCGGCGCGTCCGTCGTCATAGCCGAGGGCAACGCGAGAGTGGGCAAAAAGCTGCTTACAACCGGCAACGGCAGATGCAACCTCACGCACGTTTCGCCGTCCGCGGATGCGTACCGCGGCGACGCGGAGTTTATCGCCGACGTGCTCGGCGAGCTCGGCGCGACGGGCGCGTTCACCTTTTTCAAGAGCTTGGGGCTTCTGCTCCACAGCGACGGCGAGGGCAGGGTATACCCCTACTCCAACAGCGCGAACACCGTGCTCGACGCGCTTCGCCGCGAGCTCGACCGCCTCGGCGTCGAGACCGTCTGCGGCTTCAGGGTCAAAAAGCGTGACCGGACGCGACGGGGATTTTTCCGTCCGTTCGGACGGCGATAA